The Dermacentor silvarum isolate Dsil-2018 unplaced genomic scaffold, BIME_Dsil_1.4 Seq6138, whole genome shotgun sequence genome includes the window GACTTTGTGTAATTGTGTGCACCATGATGCTGCAGATTAAGGAAAGCATTCTCCTCAGCTTCCTGGCGCCACTGCCCTTCCACAAGGTTGCCGAAGGTGTCTACCTCGTCCACATATCTTTCTGGAATGTAGGACACGTCATCACGAAGGAAATTGTGCAGAGCACATGCTGCGAGTGTCACCATTCTGGCATTTTCTGGTAGAAGGTTCATCGGTCGACGAAAAATCCTGAGCCTTGATGACAGCACCCCAAATGCATTCTCGGCACATCTCTGCAATTTTCAAGACAAACATTATAGTAGAACCTATTACGAATAAATTTAAGTTACGCGTTACCTTGCTCTGCTGAGGCGGTAGTTAAAGAGGCGCAGGTCCTCTGCGAGGCACCTGCCAGGGTACGGCCGCAGGAAGTCTGGCCTCAACTGGAACGCCTCGTCGCCGACAAAGACATAAGGGGCTACGGCAGTGGACAGTGGGAGCAGCTGAGGAGGAGGCAGGTTTAAAGCACCTTGGCTGAGAAGTTTCCCAATCTTCGATGCCTTGAATACACCACCATCACTCTGCGATCCGTATGCGCCCACATCAATGCAGACAAATCGTAGCTGGCTGTCCACTACAGCCATTAGAACGATGGAGTAGGTGCCCTGTAATGACAGAGAATCACATCTCATTGAGAAGTGTTTCACTAAATCTTTGTACTTGTAAGAATAATACATAACTAACGCTCTCTTACCTTATAATTAAAATATTGAGATCCCGAATGCGGAGGGGCTTCTATTTGGACATGCTTCCCATCCACAGCACCTATGCAGTGTGGGAAATCCCACCTGCTCTCAAAGCCCTTGGCAATATCCTGCCACTGCTCAACGTTTGCTGGGAACTGAAAATGTAGTAAATAATCATAGATATTGCAGTTTTCCCTCGtacaaaaaaatgcaatggtTAAACATGGAAAATAGTAGTTCTGGTTAAACCTTCAATAAATGAAGTTTCATAACTCGCATAACACTTATGCATGTAGGTCACCACGAATGTCTCATAACTTGCTTAAACAAGCTTACATATTTAAGAAATTTGTAGGATAACTTACCTTCATACACTTGGGCCGAAGGACATCCCACAGAAGTGCACATACTTCCTTCACAATGTTACTGGTAGTCGATATGCCTACCTTAAATGCCATGGCAACATCTTGAATTTGCATCCCCGATGCTAGGTATCTAAAGTAAACATAGAAAACGCATTGCTCGGCAAACTTGTGGAGATAAGTTCCCAAAACATTGTGCAACATTTCCTTCTTCCAGCGAAATAAAAAGACATTTATTTATCTTCTAATTAGCAGCAAAAATGCCATGTAGCTATTAGTTCTCTGGCAATGGCAGATGTACATTGTTTACTTTTTCGCAAAACTCCGAAAATCCCCAGTTGTAAAAAAAGGAGTTCACACGCTAGACAGCGTGCAAGATGCAGAGCATTTTAGTATTTGCATATCAGAAGCACAGGTCAAGAATTGTTTTCACTACAATACCATGTACGCACATTTAGAGCTGTTAACTTACCTCAATGTGATGGCAAGGCGGCATCGTGAGGGCACGGGCTCCCGTAAAACCCACTGCTTTGAAAGCCTTGTTTCTAGCAACGAATGCAGTTTTTCGAATGTCTCTGGTGTCATCCGATAATATTTTCGGAACACCTCCGGATCATGGGTCATCAGAAAGAGGGTCTGCGCAGGAAATAAGATTTCACAATTACTACACCTGCGCACTTGTACGAAGAATACTCAATACGAATGCGGCTCACCGTTGTGTATAG containing:
- the LOC119435317 gene encoding uncharacterized protein LOC119435317 gives rise to the protein MTHDPEVFRKYYRMTPETFEKLHSLLETRLSKQWVLREPVPSRCRLAITLRYLASGMQIQDVAMAFKVGISTTSNIVKEVCALLWDVLRPKCMKFPANVEQWQDIAKGFESRWDFPHCIGAVDGKHVQIEAPPHSGSQYFNYKGTYSIVLMAVVDSQLRFVCIDVGAYGSQSDGGVFKASKIGKLLSQGALNLPPPQLLPLSTAVAPYVFVGDEAFQLRPDFLRPYPGRCLAEDLRLFNYRLSRAR